One genomic window of Monodelphis domestica isolate mMonDom1 chromosome 1, mMonDom1.pri, whole genome shotgun sequence includes the following:
- the LPIN3 gene encoding phosphatidate phosphatase LPIN3 isoform X1 — protein MNYVGQLAETVYEAVKELYQGLNPATLSGGVDVLVVKHPDGSFLCSPFHVRFGKLDVLRTREQVVDIEINGKPVDLQMKLGVDGEAFFVQEPESSEEELPFSQCCSSFPLNGSKEIMSDFFVDTRRKTPKSSSIIRKKRLRKKAKKKNEKRLGSAVTADTSSDELEEAYETFLEEKEITDSSLYTFSSSSEYLTNFKSDSEMEKDFDSKKAKCHKQCCFRKPIQVEEAETSDMKKEENFKAAPYLWDQPNHDVPSVTKRSYLMGPKDIYLEDLPSLNSSSTALYFPPSCSRCNDKFCNESTCSETIDPKCLVPEQKTNITLSLCGGLNENQSVSTERFSKYTISYQDFVNDPGILQDPRLVVKIGDKHYNWAVAAPMILSLQAFQKTLPKSTIDMLVKEKMPKKTSSWWFSWRRKDWIPEDEIHEEMSPSSILSYISGRSMLRPFTIEDPLDPDVNFGTPPVQPPVTVPNFKKTLRLSSDQIRNLNLKEGSNDVVFSVTTQYQGTCRCQATIYLWNCSDKVVVSDIDGTITKSDALGHILPQLGKDWTHTGIIRLYHKIHLNGYKFLYCSARAIGMADITKRYLKWVSDQGCVLPRGPLLLTPSSLFSALHREVVEKKPEVFKIACLRDILHLFKHEGNPFYAGFGNRSSDVRAYLHVGVPKCRIFTVNPQGQLIQELVKNHKTTFEHLQETVEHMFPPTNAGPSVQLLHPEFSGFCYWRQPLVEINLSDLN, from the exons ATGAACTATGTGGGCCAGTTGGCGGAGACGGTGTATGAAGCAGTGAAAGAACTATACCAAGGCCTGAACCCTGCCACACTATCGGGTGGTGTCGATGTGCTAGTAGTGAAACATCCAGATGGCTCCTTCCTCTGCTCCCCTTTCCACGTTCGCTTTGGCAAGCTGGATGTCCTGCGAACCCGGGAGCAGGTG GTTGACATTGAAATTAATGGGAAGCCAGTGGACCTGCAAATGAAATTAGGAGTCGATGGAGAAGCTTTCTTTGTCCAGGAACCAGAAAGTAGTGAA GAGGAGCTCCCCTTCAGCCAGTGTTGTTCGTCTTTCCCTCTGAATGGCTCGAAAGAGATAATGTCAGACTTCTTTGTGGATACCCGAAGAAAGACCCCCAAATCATCCAGCATCATTCGGAAGAAGCGCCTCCGGAAGAAGGCcaagaagaagaatgagaaacGATTAGGATCAGCAGTGACAGCAGATACAAGTTCTGATGAGCTGGAAGAAGCATATGAGACATTCCTAGAAGAAAAGGAGATCACAGACTCTTCCTT ATATACTTTCAGTTCCTCTTCAGAATATCTAACAAACTTCAAGAGTGATTCTGAGATGGAGAAAGACTTTGACTCCAAGAAGGCTAAATGCCATAAGCAGTGCTGCTTCAGGAAGCCGATTCAG GTGGAGGAAGCTGAGACTTCTGacatgaagaaggaagagaatttcaaaGCCGCTCCTTATCTTTGGGACCAGCCAAATCATGATGTACCCA GTGTAACAAAGAGAAGCTATCTCATGGGACCCAAAGATATCTACCTTGAAGACTTGCCTTCCCTTAATTCAAGTAGTACTGCCCTTTACTTCCCCCCAAG TTGTTCTAGGTGTAATGACAAATTCTGTAATGAGTCCACCTGCTCAGAGACCATTGATCCCAAGTGCCTGGTCCCAGAACAGAAGACTAACATTACGCTCTCTCTATGTGGTGGATTGAATGAAAACCAGAGCGTCTCAACAG AGAGGTTTTCCAAATACACCATCTCCTACCAGGATTTCGTTAATGACCCAGGAATCCTGCAGGATCCCAGACTTGTGGTGAAAATTGGAGATAA GCATTACAACTGGGCTGTAGCTGCCCCAATGATCCTGTCCCTACAGGCCTTTCAGAagactttgcccaag AGTACTATTGACATGCTGGTGAAGGAGAAAATGCCCAAGAAGACTAGCAGCTGGTGGTTTTCCTGGAGGCGAAAAGACTGGATACCTGAG GATGAAATCCACGAGGAGATGAGTCCATCAAGTATACTGTCCTACATTTCAGG CAGATCGATGCTACGTCCTTTTACTATTGAGGACCCCCTCGACCCCGACGTGAACTTTGGTACCCCTCCAGTCCAACCTCCAGTTACAGTCCCTAACTTCAAGAAGACCCTTCGTCTCTCTTCTGATCAGATT CGGAATTTAAACCTGAAGGAGGGATCCAATGATGTGGTGTTTAGCGTGACTACTCAGTACCAGGGTACCTGCCGTTGCCAAGCCACCATCTATCTGTGGAATTGTTCTGACAAGGTGGTGGTCTCAGACATCGACGGGACCATCACCAA GTCGGATGCTTTGGGTCATATTTTGCCCCAGCTGGGAAAGGACTGGACTCACACTGGCATCATCAGGCTTTACCACAAAATTCACCT AAATGGGTACAAGTTCCTTTATTGTTCGGCTCGAGCTATTGGCATGGCGGATATCACTAAAAGATACCTGAAGTGGGTGAGCGACCAGGGCTGTGTTCTCCCCCGAGGCCCCCTCCTCTTGACCCCCAGCAGCCTCTTCTCTGCCCTTCACAG GGAGGTGGTGGAAAAGAAGCCTGAGGTGTTCAAGATTGCATGCTTGAGGGACATCCTTCACCTATTCAAGCACGAGGGAAATCCCTTCTATGCTGGCTTTGGGAACCGTAGCAGT GACGTCCGTGCCTATCTTCATGTAGGGGTCCCCAAATGCAGAATCTTCACCGTCAACCCCCAAGGACAACTCATTCAGGAACTTGTCAAGAACCACAAGACCAC GTTTGAGCATCTCCAAGAGACCGTGGAGCACATGTTTCCACCTACAAACGCGGGGCCCAGCGTACAGTTGCTCCATCCAGAGTTCAGCGGATTCTGCTATTGGAGGCAACCCTTGGTTGAGATTAACCTGTCAGATCTCAATTAG
- the LPIN3 gene encoding phosphatidate phosphatase LPIN3 isoform X2, producing the protein MNYVGQLAETVYEAVKELYQGLNPATLSGGVDVLVVKHPDGSFLCSPFHVRFGKLDVLRTREQVVDIEINGKPVDLQMKLGVDGEAFFVQEPESSEEELPFSQCCSSFPLNGSKEIMSDFFVDTRRKTPKSSSIIRKKRLRKKAKKKNEKRLGSAVTADTSSDELEEAYETFLEEKEITDSSLYTFSSSSEYLTNFKSDSEMEKDFDSKKAKCHKQCCFRKPIQVEEAETSDMKKEENFKAAPYLWDQPNHDVPSVTKRSYLMGPKDIYLEDLPSLNSSSTALYFPPSCSRCNDKFCNESTCSETIDPKCLVPEQKTNITLSLCGGLNENQSVSTERFSKYTISYQDFVNDPGILQDPRLVVKIGDKHYNWAVAAPMILSLQAFQKTLPKSTIDMLVKEKMPKKTSSWWFSWRRKDWIPEDEIHEEMSPSSILSYISGSMLRPFTIEDPLDPDVNFGTPPVQPPVTVPNFKKTLRLSSDQIRNLNLKEGSNDVVFSVTTQYQGTCRCQATIYLWNCSDKVVVSDIDGTITKSDALGHILPQLGKDWTHTGIIRLYHKIHLNGYKFLYCSARAIGMADITKRYLKWVSDQGCVLPRGPLLLTPSSLFSALHREVVEKKPEVFKIACLRDILHLFKHEGNPFYAGFGNRSSDVRAYLHVGVPKCRIFTVNPQGQLIQELVKNHKTTFEHLQETVEHMFPPTNAGPSVQLLHPEFSGFCYWRQPLVEINLSDLN; encoded by the exons ATGAACTATGTGGGCCAGTTGGCGGAGACGGTGTATGAAGCAGTGAAAGAACTATACCAAGGCCTGAACCCTGCCACACTATCGGGTGGTGTCGATGTGCTAGTAGTGAAACATCCAGATGGCTCCTTCCTCTGCTCCCCTTTCCACGTTCGCTTTGGCAAGCTGGATGTCCTGCGAACCCGGGAGCAGGTG GTTGACATTGAAATTAATGGGAAGCCAGTGGACCTGCAAATGAAATTAGGAGTCGATGGAGAAGCTTTCTTTGTCCAGGAACCAGAAAGTAGTGAA GAGGAGCTCCCCTTCAGCCAGTGTTGTTCGTCTTTCCCTCTGAATGGCTCGAAAGAGATAATGTCAGACTTCTTTGTGGATACCCGAAGAAAGACCCCCAAATCATCCAGCATCATTCGGAAGAAGCGCCTCCGGAAGAAGGCcaagaagaagaatgagaaacGATTAGGATCAGCAGTGACAGCAGATACAAGTTCTGATGAGCTGGAAGAAGCATATGAGACATTCCTAGAAGAAAAGGAGATCACAGACTCTTCCTT ATATACTTTCAGTTCCTCTTCAGAATATCTAACAAACTTCAAGAGTGATTCTGAGATGGAGAAAGACTTTGACTCCAAGAAGGCTAAATGCCATAAGCAGTGCTGCTTCAGGAAGCCGATTCAG GTGGAGGAAGCTGAGACTTCTGacatgaagaaggaagagaatttcaaaGCCGCTCCTTATCTTTGGGACCAGCCAAATCATGATGTACCCA GTGTAACAAAGAGAAGCTATCTCATGGGACCCAAAGATATCTACCTTGAAGACTTGCCTTCCCTTAATTCAAGTAGTACTGCCCTTTACTTCCCCCCAAG TTGTTCTAGGTGTAATGACAAATTCTGTAATGAGTCCACCTGCTCAGAGACCATTGATCCCAAGTGCCTGGTCCCAGAACAGAAGACTAACATTACGCTCTCTCTATGTGGTGGATTGAATGAAAACCAGAGCGTCTCAACAG AGAGGTTTTCCAAATACACCATCTCCTACCAGGATTTCGTTAATGACCCAGGAATCCTGCAGGATCCCAGACTTGTGGTGAAAATTGGAGATAA GCATTACAACTGGGCTGTAGCTGCCCCAATGATCCTGTCCCTACAGGCCTTTCAGAagactttgcccaag AGTACTATTGACATGCTGGTGAAGGAGAAAATGCCCAAGAAGACTAGCAGCTGGTGGTTTTCCTGGAGGCGAAAAGACTGGATACCTGAG GATGAAATCCACGAGGAGATGAGTCCATCAAGTATACTGTCCTACATTTCAGG ATCGATGCTACGTCCTTTTACTATTGAGGACCCCCTCGACCCCGACGTGAACTTTGGTACCCCTCCAGTCCAACCTCCAGTTACAGTCCCTAACTTCAAGAAGACCCTTCGTCTCTCTTCTGATCAGATT CGGAATTTAAACCTGAAGGAGGGATCCAATGATGTGGTGTTTAGCGTGACTACTCAGTACCAGGGTACCTGCCGTTGCCAAGCCACCATCTATCTGTGGAATTGTTCTGACAAGGTGGTGGTCTCAGACATCGACGGGACCATCACCAA GTCGGATGCTTTGGGTCATATTTTGCCCCAGCTGGGAAAGGACTGGACTCACACTGGCATCATCAGGCTTTACCACAAAATTCACCT AAATGGGTACAAGTTCCTTTATTGTTCGGCTCGAGCTATTGGCATGGCGGATATCACTAAAAGATACCTGAAGTGGGTGAGCGACCAGGGCTGTGTTCTCCCCCGAGGCCCCCTCCTCTTGACCCCCAGCAGCCTCTTCTCTGCCCTTCACAG GGAGGTGGTGGAAAAGAAGCCTGAGGTGTTCAAGATTGCATGCTTGAGGGACATCCTTCACCTATTCAAGCACGAGGGAAATCCCTTCTATGCTGGCTTTGGGAACCGTAGCAGT GACGTCCGTGCCTATCTTCATGTAGGGGTCCCCAAATGCAGAATCTTCACCGTCAACCCCCAAGGACAACTCATTCAGGAACTTGTCAAGAACCACAAGACCAC GTTTGAGCATCTCCAAGAGACCGTGGAGCACATGTTTCCACCTACAAACGCGGGGCCCAGCGTACAGTTGCTCCATCCAGAGTTCAGCGGATTCTGCTATTGGAGGCAACCCTTGGTTGAGATTAACCTGTCAGATCTCAATTAG